TCGAGAGGGTCCTTGCGTGTGCTCCGGAGGGGGCCGTCTTCGTCTCAACGACGGGGCATATCTCGAGGGAGCTCTACGAGTGTCGGGAGAGGAGCGGTGTGGCTCACGATCGGGATTTCCTGACGGTGGGCTCCATGGGACACGCATCGCAGATTGCAATGGGGCTTGCGTTATCCCGTCCGGATCGTCCCGTCCTTTGTCTTGACGGGGATGGTGCGGTCCTGATGCACATGGGGGCTCTGGCTATCATAGGGCAGTCGAGTTGTCGTAACCTGTATCATGTCGTCCTGAACAATGGCGCTCACGATTCCGTCGGAGGGCAGAGGACGGTTGCCCTGCAAGTCGACCTCGTCAGGATCGCGGAAGCCTGTGGCTATCGTCACGTCGCTACGGCATGCGTTTTGGGAGAAATTGAGGAAGCCCTCGAGTCCTTTTCGAGAAACGAAGGGCCTTCCTCAAACGAAGGGCCTTCCTCAAATGGAGGGCCTTCCTTCCTGGAGATTCGGGTCAGCAGGGGGCACCGGGACGATCTTGGGCGGCCCCGCAGTTCTCCCGAACGGAATAAGAGGGCGCTGATGGGGACTATTGGAGAAAGGGCTCCGGAAGAAAGAGGTCCTGGGAAAAGGGCTTCGAGGGAAAGAGATGCAAAGGGTCTGCTGGGGAACTGAGGGCTTCG
Above is a window of uncultured Fretibacterium sp. DNA encoding:
- the aepY gene encoding phosphonopyruvate decarboxylase — translated: MLDPGIFLNKLRALGVEFFTGVPDSLLKNFCAELAALPGHVRVTAANEGGAVALAAGHYLGTGAPALVYMQNSGQGNAFNPLVSLAAPEVYGIPMLLLVGWRGQPGGKDEPQHVKQGIITRRIFEGMDIPCEILSEDWSEAEGQLARIVGDIRAREAPAALLVRGGTFQRGAASTDGESDCQARCFPLSREEAIERVLACAPEGAVFVSTTGHISRELYECRERSGVAHDRDFLTVGSMGHASQIAMGLALSRPDRPVLCLDGDGAVLMHMGALAIIGQSSCRNLYHVVLNNGAHDSVGGQRTVALQVDLVRIAEACGYRHVATACVLGEIEEALESFSRNEGPSSNEGPSSNGGPSFLEIRVSRGHRDDLGRPRSSPERNKRALMGTIGERAPEERGPGKRASRERDAKGLLGN